GTCAcgtgttgtatgattccacttatataaaatatccagacaGGTAAACCCACAGGAACAGAAAGCAAACTGGTGGTCACCAGGGACTGGGGGGAAGAACGGGGAGCATCTGCTTTGAGTATGGGGttttattttggggtgatgaaaatgttttacaaCTAGATAAGGGTGGTTGTATaacattatgaatgtactaaatgccattgaattgttcgctttaaaatgaactttacatcacttcaattttttttaaaaaagaatgttatttagaaataagaaCATATCGTATGTCAGAAAAACAGCGCTAAGTTGAAAGTGGTTGCTCTAGACTTCAGGCTGGGAAAAGGGAAGGGACTGTTTTTAGTTATAAGTCTTATAAAATGATAGGACTTTTAAAACTACATGTATGCataacttcaattaaaaaataagatgtggggccggctccgtggccgagtggttaagttcgcgcgctccgctgtggtggcccagggttcggatcctgggcgcggacatgacaccactggtcaggccacgttgaggcggcgtcccacatcccgcAACTAgcaggatctgcaactaagatccacaactgtgtacgggggggtttggggagataaagcagaaaagaaagaaaaaaaaaaaagattggcaacagtcgttagcccaggtgccaatccttaaaaaaaaaaaagatgaacaccTGTCACTTAGAGAAaagatcatttttaaatgaagaatgaAGAGAACAGTTGTTGAAGGAAACCTTCAAATCCTGGGTGCTCACATAGGGGTAGATGTGGACAAATAATATGCATAAGCTGACTCAACCTGCGCCAAAATAGATGTTACGTGGAAAAAGCATATGGAAACTTCtgtttaaaaaggaagaataaatgtcTAAGTCTGGAAGACAGATGATGACCATACTTTGTTAaacagaagggaggaggaaaaattaaaaatttaaccaaactgattcattttaaaaaaagaaaaaagctcattaagaaaaatcattggtgaggaatttaaaattatggactaagaacagtttagtggataccaggggaaaggtggggtggggggtgggcacaaagggtgaaatggtgcacctacaacatgactgccaaacattaatgtacaactgaaatttcacaagattataacctatcaataactcaataaaaaagaaaaagaaaaatcattagtGACAGTGTCAACAACATTCTTAAACTTCTACagcaaaaataccataaacaagatggaaagagagagaataaactaGGAAAAGTATTTGTAACACACGATAAAGAGTTAAAAATGACAATGTTCCAAAAGCGAAAGTGGAACAGGGATGAATAGGCAAGGCACAAAAAGCAAACCTAAGATATTCAATAgtaatcaaagaaacaaaatattctcTCAACAAagatttaaacaattaaaaagttttgaaaggatgtgaagaaatgACATGCTCATGCACTTTGAGTAtttatcattacttttttttttctacaaagaCTGCCatgtaacatctgttgccaatctttcttcttcttcttctccccaagggcccccagtacatagttgtacattctagttgtgagtgcctctggttgtgctatgtgggacaccacctcagcatcgtggcctgacaagcagtgccatgtccacacccaggatccgaaccagtgaaaccccgggccgccaaagcagagtgcacaaacttaaccactcagccacgaggccggcccctgtaaatacttcttataattaaaaagaaaacctagagATGCTTTGAAACACCAAATGCCCCACGTACAACTACTGACTAGTTTTTGATCCACAACTATCCATACTCCACAACTTGCCTAACTTTGTAGGGCTTGCAAAGGATTGTGTGGTGTGTTACCTTGTATTACTTGTTCATCACTCTTGGAGATGGCTGCCTTAATAAATATCTTGGTTTATAATGGTTAGCCTCTTGTAGAGATTAAAAACTTAGACATCTAACACTAAGTAAGAATTGGGTGAAATACTAAACAGATCCCACACCTGTTTCCCATAGTTGGGAGCCCATGCGGAAGGGGAGACTGAATCAGTTTGCacacccagcacagagcacaTGCTAGGTAGGCGAGTATATGTGTCCTACAGAATAACGGGACTCGGGTATCTGTACCTCCTGAGCCCAGCACCAACAGGCCGTCAATGCTGGTTACCATACTGGCCTCTTGAAAACAAGGGACTTTGCCTGGTAGTGTGATTTCAAACTCAACTTTGACTACTGCTTGGCGTAAAGCTTAAGTAAAAAGCCTATTACTAAATATACTCATTCAAGTGATAAACGCTTAGGAAAAAATCAGCACATACAAGTGGCCTGCTTGAACATTTTCTAAAGTCTGAAAGACTGTGGCTCTGTGAACCAGCTAGACGTGCAGCTTATCATTTCCTGGTCTCACAACCTTGAACAATTCACTCGTCGTTCAAGAGACTTGCCTCTTTCAAACAGGGATACCCATGTACCTCATTAGGTGGTTTtatgaattaaataaaacatcCTGACAACACCCAGGTGGGTTAATTTTAACTCACCCACAAGTTGCAAGGTTCAGGGACCTGAGCTCATCTCACAATTCTTCCCGTTCCCTCTGCTTCAGATGGAACTATGCTCGCTTACTGTTCCCTAAatcccttcttcctcatctttaacCTCACAAGCAAGACTGGGATCAAATGTCACTGCCTCCAAAGGTCCCTCCATACTAAAGACACTCTTCCAGAGGCactttcatgtatttatttctgaTGCTAGACTACACTGTGGATAGCATCTATCACGTCTACTTCTATCACACGTCTATTTAACATCAAATCTATCAaaaatacttaaacatttttGCCATGACATCAAAACAAGTCACTACTTCCTAGTCGCTTCCAGTCCCTCCCCGCACTGCCCTGTATATACTAACCACCCGTGAAGTTATAAACTGCTCAACTACAACTAGCTGAGCAGTGAAGGGATGTAATAGATGGATTCTAGCTTACTGCTCCCTGTGGAATTAGACAATTCTAATTCTGCCCAAACACTTCCACATCAACAAAGATCAACACTCATGAATGACTGATACACAATTTTTTAagggaaagaaatacaaaatgtgcTTCTAGTTAAACAATGATTTTATTGCATGAGTACATAGACAAATTTATGCAACCAAGGCAGAGGCTGTGGATGActcactgaaaaggaaaaaaggggaaagagagaagagctgGATTAATACAGGTCCTCCGTTTTCTTTAACAGAATCTCTCAGCCAATGAGTTATTTCCCAACAGCTAAAATAAACCCCAAATATATAAAATGCACCAAACTGCTAAGTTCCTGAATCAGTTCACTGTGCTGAAGTGTAATGAAGATGCTCACTCAGACATCCAAGGAAGAACTGGTCAacataaagaaaaacttttctgGTGGAAACTGAATGTTTGTAAATTAAGCACCATAATGAGCAATCCatgcaaaaattaagaaaacataaacacCTGGGAGCACAGGAATGAACTAAAACTTTACCCACCGTCTAAAAGTGATTCAAAGGGCTTGTTCATGTTCTAAATCAGGGGTCTGCAAACTATGGCCCTTTGCTTGTCTTTGTAAGTCAAGTTTGaatggaacacagccacgcccatttgTTTATATAACATCTATGGCTGTGTTCCTGTTACAATGGCAGAGCTAGAGGAGTAGTCGACCATATGGCCCGTGGCCTAAAACATTTACCATCAAGCCTTTTACAATAATTACTACTATATTCACTATCTGGTTAACTCCTGCTCTTGTTAACCAAAAAGGCTGATACTTACTATTTCCAATTCGGGGGAAGGACTCGTTTAGTCTTATAATATCGAGCCAACCGGTGAATACGACTCTCGATCAGAATCAGACGGAATTTAGCATCCTtatcctaaaattaaaaatggagagaattcAAGAAAGCCATTCAAAACAACTAAACACTATGGAAcattattttaacaaagaaaTGTATAGACACGATGCACTTTCTCTAATGAAAAGTCACCCAATGTCCTGTAACAGAATCACAGGCTAGGATTCATGTGGCTAGATTAAGTCATTAAGAAAATTTAAGGCTTCCAGAAGACTCGACAGGAATGCTTTGCAAATCTCTGCAAATAAACACCTCAACATTTTCAACCAACTGAACATGTTGTATCTAGGGCAGCCAAAGGCCTCCTATCCCAAAACTCTTCCggtagaatttttatttcaaaacaacCATAGTGCTGACAGATGCATTGAGTTTTACTGAAATAAGTTAGTACAAGCAGTGCCATTCTCTCACCTTTCTGTTCCTCTCCAGATGCTTTCGAACAGCAACAGCTTTCTTAATTAAATGGTAGAGGTCCTCAGGGAGATCAGGAGCAAGTCCTTTGGACTTAAGAATTCTCAAGATTTTATTGCCTGTCACAAAGCGCACTTGGGCAACGCCATGTGAGTCTCTCAGGATCACACCTGAAAAGGAATCACGTTATAACTTCTCACACCAAACTCACAAACTGGAGCAGGTGATGTCAAGTCCCTTTCCAAGTTCCCCATCGGTAAAACGGGGCTTAAGTTTACACATCACAGAGACCAACAGGAGAACGCACGCAGAGCTCACTCGGACATGCAAGGAAGGTTTACCCAACAGCAAGGAAAACGCTTCTGGTGGAAACTGCGAGTGCTGGAAGACCAGCACCATAGTAAGCGTGCTAGATGACAGGCCACCAAAGGAATCCATGAGATTCCGGCTGTGTATGTGTTCAATAATTAAAACCAGCTAACGTTTATTAAACATGGACCAGACACTCACATACATTCCTTTTTAATCTCACAACAGCACAGCCTCACTACTTGGCCACGAATCCTTTATTTCCTCGTGTGTAATCCCTCCACTGGACCctcagctccaggagggcagatgTTTTGCCCTCTTTTCGCTCACTGTGTCCTCGGGGCCCAGAACCACGCAGCAGGCAAACATCTGCTGAATGAAGCCACTTGCACAGTCACACACAGCTGAGACTCGCACATCTAACTGAGAGGGCGACAAGCACTGCCAGCAGGCAATCCCAACGCCTCCCCTTAACGAGACCGGGCGCTGGTCATGCAGCCGCGCTGTGTGAAGCGGGGGGAACCACCAGAACTTCTAATTCCACCGTCTCCCAAGTAAGAACTTGAGAGTTCCCCAAACGAACACGAGCCCTCGGTCATCGACAGGAAAAGCCGGGAAAACGGGCAAAAGCATTCCACGGAGCGCGCGGGGCCCGGTTACCGCCGAGCGTTCTCCGGCAGGTACACGAGGCCGGGCGGAAGAGGCTCCGTTAGCCACGAGCGCTCACCGATCTGCGACGGCGTCAGGCCCTTCTTGGCCAGCTTGTAGATCTGCTCCTTCACGTCGTCAGACGTCAACTTCAGCCACTGCGCATGGAGGAGAGGGCAGCCTGAGGCCGAGGAGCCGCGCCGGCGCCCAAGGAGCCCGCTGCCCGCGCCCACCCGGCACGCCCCGCGCGACCGCTGCCAGTCTCCTCCCGACTCCTCCCGGTTCGCGCGCGCTACTTACAGTGGGCACGCTGCGGCGGTAGGGCAGCGCCGACTGGGACAGGCCCTTCCTGGGGAGAGGAGCAGCGCCGCGGTGAGGGGGGGGGCCAATACCCCAGCAGCCCACCACATCACCCCCTGGACCCGCCGCCcacactccctccttcccccgcCCCCGCGGCCCAGCCCTGCAACCAGCTGGGAAACGCGAGCTCACCCGGGAGCATGCATGCGACCCATGATGGCGTCGGTCAGGCAGCGAAAAAGAGAGCAAACCACCGAACGCCGCAGGAAGCCACCTAGCACGCAGGAAGTGACCTCACACGTTCCCGCATGAAGGAGGCGGAGCCACGCCGCGTGGACCCCGGCGCCCGCGTGACTACATATCCCGAAATGCATTGCCACGTTATATCAGATTCCTCATACAACATGACTACACTTCCCGGCATGCATCGGTCTTTCAGTCGTTGCCAGAGCGGGAAACTGAGTCAGACTCCAGCTGGGAATGCGATTTCTGGAGGTGCTGCTAGCCCCGAGAATGTGCAGGTTCAAGTCTCTGCCTGCGAGTCGGCATGGAGCAGGTACAACGGCAGGCGTTGGTGCACTTGGTCCCTGTCCTAGAAAAGCCGTTATCTGTCCCCCGCCGCCTGGCGAATTTGGGCTCCTGAAACGAATCCAAATGTGGCTTCAGCCACAGTTGTTCATTCAGCAGCGCCAGGCTTTGTCTTTGCACTAAATATCTCAAGGTCTGTCCCTGCCCCTAATAAATTCGCAGGTACAAACCATGGTGTAAGTGCTACACCGGCAGTAAGGGTAGTGGCTACGGCCCAGCCAGCACTACCATTATCTCTAATCTGATCTTGCCGGAGACGGGTCCCGGAACACAGAGAAGAACCAGCCCAGGGATTTGAACCAGGCCCTGGCGGACCTCTACCTGCTACCTACCGCTCCACCTGGGACCCCTCCACTCTTTCCCCTGCGCAGAGCTGTGGGGCGCTCTGCTCGGCGGGGAGGAGCGTTGGGCTGCGTGGCCGAGTGAGAGTTGGCGACAGGGcagagctttgggaagaagactgcaAAGGCAGGGGCTGGGTGTAGGGAGGTGAAGTGCAGTGGGGAGGATGAGGGAGAAAACGAGGGGTCTGAATTTCCTGGCAAATTCAGGAACGGCCTGAAACTCTTTTAAGACTGACTCCGTGCTAGTACACAGGAATCCGCTGAAAGACTGGGCAGATGAAGGAGTTTGTTCTAAAACAGCgtggccctggggaggagggaggtcaATAAACGCCTGTTGAAAGAAACTCTAGGTACTAGAACAGCTACCCCCACTCTTTCAACCTATCACTATTTGATGAGTAATTTTTTCCAAAGCATTAGGAACTTCATTCAGACTGAATAATCTATTTTTTCCCAGCAAAGAGGCATTCTTATCGTTGGCCATATTTATGTTTTTAGCCCAGATAGGGGATAAGGATCTCAAGCTTCACATGGCCccaattccagtccccacccCTAGCTACCTACTCCAGACCCCATAATTTCAGTTAAACACTACCCATCTGCTCAAACTACAAACCTTGGCATCTCGATTTTTCCTTTATGTCTTATTCCCATTAGAGTCATCTCAGCTCTACCGCAAAAATATATCATGAATACATTcaattctttccatttccactgTTACCCCATCATCTCTCATCTGCGTAACTCAGTGGTAGCTCAGCTGTTTGTGCTTTTACCCAAGTCCCCACCCCAAACACATATAACCCATTCTCCACCTAGCAGTCAgagtgagcttttaaaaatgtcaatcagATAATTATTCTCCTGAGTAAATCCTTGCTGTACTTAGTGCATTTAGAATGAAATCCAGACTCCTGACTTCGTGCCTTGCCACACTCACCTTGGTTCTAAATACTCCAGCCACACTTCCTGCTTTCTGACCCTCCAAGGTAACCAAGCATGTTCCTTTCCTCTTGCTGTTACCACTCTCTGAAGGGCTCTTCCCTAAGATTTCCCAGGTCTGGCTCTCAGATCCTGGCCTGTAGGTCATCTCCGGGAGGCCTTCTCTGAGGGAGACCGTCTAAAGTAGTGCTTCCCCCTCCCAGCACGATAGTCTGCTGATGATCTTCATAGCACGTGAGTCTCGAACGTTTTCCTTTCTAGTTGCTTGTTTGGTCGCCTGCCTCCAATACAATTTGAACTCGGAGGGTAGACTGTTCATTGCTTTTACCTCCAGAACAGTGCCAGGCAGGCAAGAAGTTGGCACTGAATAATTTGAAAGAATGAACCTAAATAAGTAATTTTTCCCCCATTTGAAGATGTCTAGACTACAAACTCTATTTCAGGAAGCAGAAGATAGTGGGAAGAATATGATTTAGCAATGCAGACCTGGATTAGAGTACATCTGTGAGGTTGGAATCAGGTCACTTCGTTCCACATGAGTTTTTTAAGTCCCAAGCATTGCTGGAGTGATTGGCCCTCAGCCCCCCACATCGTCAGTTAGTTATGTCTTGTAGTGGAATGACTGAGGGATGTCTGTGATATAACCAACACTCGTGCTGGACTGCTGTGAGAATAccactgttaaaaaaaatcagttgttaAAAAGACCATACAACTTTTCTAATAAGGATACAGAAATGTTGACTCAAATATTTCTTCATGGAATAGGAATTATAACTATCATTTCAGGGGTTTTTGGGGTTTTAGTGATGTTTAAGCCATGCCCTAGTTTTTAATTCACCTCATCTGGCCATGTTTGTATATTCAGTAATATCAAAGATTAACTATGATGTGATTAACTATGATAGGTGttgaatgtttttttcctttttttttttttttgaggaagattagccctgagctaactgttgccaatcctcctcttttcactgaggaagactggccctgagctaatatctgtgcccatcttcctctactgtatatgtgggacgcctaccacagcatggcttgccaagtgctgccatgtccgcacccaggatccaaaccggcgaaccccaggctgccgaagcggaacgtgtgcacttaactgctgcaccactgggccgccCCAGGTGTTGAATTGTGATCAAATGCTGTTTGCCTCTATTAAGCCATGCCCTAGTGCCTTTATATGTGGCATGTTTTGAGAAGTTTTGTAAATTGGAACCTTCTGactttttaaagacagaaaaagggaaaattatagtTCTATCTAAAAAATAGTCACTGTTAacacaattatttattaaaaaaggCAGAGGTTCAGTGATCAaatggtttgggttttttttcctgaggaagactggccctgagcgaacatccgtacccatcttcctctgctttatatgtgggacgcctaccacggcatggcttgccaagcggtgcgtaggtccgcacccgggatctgaaccagtgaaccccaggctgccaaagcagaacatgtgaatgtAACTGCTGTGtgaccaggccggcccccaaaatggTTTCTAAAAATTGACTGTATggacttttaaacatttttttattgaggtaaaattcacataccataaaatttgctattttaaccattttaaagtgtacaattcagtgctatttagtacattcacaatgttgcacAACTATCACCATTAATTCCAgaaattttcatcaccccagacaGCCTTGTACTCTTTAAACAATCACTCTCcactctccccgccccccacagcccctggcaaccactaatctgcttgctgtctctatggatttgcttattttggacattccatgtaaatggaatcaaacaatgGTGGCCTTTTGTGTGTGATTTCTTCCGTTAGCATAATGCtgtccaggttcatccatgttgtaacatgtatcggtgcttcattcctttttatggccattatgaataatgctgctatgtacatttgtgtacaagtatttgagtacctgttttcagttctcttggagaTTATGCATATATTtcaaattgctgggtcataaggtaaactctatgtttaactttttgaaaactgccaaactcttttccacagcagctgcaccattttaccttcccaccaacaatgtaacagggctccagtttctctacatccttacgaacacttttcttttctctctctccccaaagttccaatacatattgtatattctagttgtaagtccttctagatcttctatgtgagccaccaccacagcatgcctactgacagatgagtggtgtggttctgcgcctgggaaccaaacctgggccgctgaagcagaatgtgccaaactttaaccactaggccagcagggctgggccaacacttgttttttattctagcatcctaatgggtatggattggtatctcattgtagttttgatttgtatttcactaatgactaatgatgatgagcatcttttcatatgatggCCATTTGGGAGAAATGGCTATTCAAAgtcctttggccatttttaaattgggtttgcTTTCTGtagttgagttttaaaagttctttatacaaTATTTTGGATACCAGGCCCTTATCAGAACTATAACTTGCAAATAGT
The Equus caballus isolate H_3958 breed thoroughbred chromosome 7, TB-T2T, whole genome shotgun sequence genome window above contains:
- the RPS13 gene encoding small ribosomal subunit protein uS15; its protein translation is MHFGICSHAGAGVHAAWLRLLHAGTCEVTSCVLGGFLRRSVVCSLFRCLTDAIMGRMHAPGKGLSQSALPYRRSVPTWLKLTSDDVKEQIYKLAKKGLTPSQIGVILRDSHGVAQVRFVTGNKILRILKSKGLAPDLPEDLYHLIKKAVAVRKHLERNRKDKDAKFRLILIESRIHRLARYYKTKRVLPPNWKYESSTASALVA